In one window of Thermotoga sp. Mc24 DNA:
- a CDS encoding carbohydrate ABC transporter permease, with protein MRGKWISFLLILPAVLYLVLLMGYPLFETFRLAFTSDEGFLGNFKRLVENGGFWGAMKNTILLTAVIVPLQLIFALGLALFVNQKFKGYTTVLYFIAIPLALSDVTAALMSYTIFSPNGYLNKILMNLHLIERPIYFFGYMFKAREFWVIVLTEVWRATPLVFIILLAGLQSINKEYLEAADLFGFSRWKKFTKIILPLLKPSIMSALLLRTLFAFQIFGVVWLLAGRDIPVLAGETYYWYTFMNDPKMASAYALVIALVTIVVSWFYITFLSAKHLEGAR; from the coding sequence ATGAGAGGGAAATGGATTTCTTTTCTTTTGATCCTTCCAGCTGTTCTTTATCTCGTTTTGTTGATGGGATATCCTCTCTTCGAAACGTTCAGACTCGCTTTTACAAGCGATGAAGGTTTTCTTGGAAATTTCAAGCGCCTTGTGGAGAATGGTGGTTTCTGGGGCGCCATGAAAAACACCATTCTTCTCACAGCAGTGATCGTTCCCCTTCAGCTCATATTCGCACTGGGACTCGCTCTTTTCGTCAATCAGAAGTTCAAAGGTTACACGACGGTACTTTACTTTATAGCGATCCCACTGGCTCTGAGTGATGTGACAGCAGCACTCATGAGTTACACTATATTTTCGCCGAACGGCTATCTCAACAAAATTCTCATGAATTTGCATCTGATAGAAAGACCCATTTATTTCTTTGGATACATGTTCAAAGCGAGGGAATTCTGGGTGATCGTTCTCACGGAGGTGTGGAGGGCTACTCCCCTTGTTTTCATCATCCTCCTGGCGGGTCTTCAGTCGATAAACAAAGAGTATCTCGAAGCTGCAGATCTCTTCGGTTTTTCAAGATGGAAGAAATTCACAAAGATCATACTCCCGCTCTTGAAACCATCGATCATGTCGGCGCTCCTTCTGAGGACTCTCTTCGCGTTTCAGATATTCGGTGTGGTGTGGCTTCTTGCGGGAAGAGACATTCCCGTTCTCGCTGGTGAGACCTACTACTGGTACACCTTCATGAACGACCCAAAGATGGCCAGTGCGTACGCTCTCGTGATCGCTCTTGTCACCATCGTGGTTAGCTGGTTTTACATCACCTTCCTCAGTGCAAAACATTTAGAGGGGGCTCGATGA
- a CDS encoding ABC transporter ATP-binding protein, translated as MAQVKIDGVKKYFGNVRALDGIDLVVNEGEFLVLLGPSGCGKTTLLRCIAGLEQVTGGKIFFNDRDVTNLPPKDRNISMVFQSYAVWPHMKVYDNIAYPLKLKKVPKEEIEKRVKWAADLLHISELLDRYPAQLSGGQRQRVAVARAIVHEPEVLLMDEPLSNLDALLRVKMRSELKKLQERIGVTTIYVTHDQTEAMTMGDRIAVMNQGKLQQVGTPSEIYHHPVNIFVAGFVGSPQMNFLEMEVRSEGSNVVLQNGEIKIPAKIDPGVKKVILGIRPENIYLEEKPNTLKLEGEVYFAEKLMSDTILHLNVGSEKIVAKIPGDVDFRSGEKITFFLDVEKIHLFHPETGERIS; from the coding sequence TTGGCGCAGGTGAAAATAGACGGAGTGAAGAAATATTTCGGGAATGTGAGGGCTCTCGATGGAATCGACCTTGTCGTGAACGAAGGGGAGTTCCTCGTTCTTCTCGGTCCATCTGGTTGTGGAAAGACGACCCTTCTGAGGTGTATAGCGGGTCTCGAACAGGTGACCGGGGGAAAGATCTTTTTCAACGATCGCGACGTGACGAACCTTCCTCCAAAGGACAGGAACATTTCGATGGTCTTCCAGAGCTACGCGGTGTGGCCCCACATGAAGGTGTACGACAACATCGCGTATCCTCTGAAACTGAAAAAAGTCCCGAAAGAGGAGATAGAAAAGAGGGTAAAGTGGGCAGCGGATCTCCTTCACATCTCCGAACTCCTCGACAGGTACCCCGCACAGCTCTCCGGAGGTCAGAGACAGAGGGTTGCCGTTGCCCGAGCGATCGTTCACGAACCCGAAGTACTCCTGATGGACGAGCCTCTTTCCAATCTGGACGCACTTTTGAGGGTGAAGATGAGAAGCGAGCTGAAAAAGCTTCAGGAAAGAATTGGAGTCACCACCATCTATGTGACTCATGACCAGACAGAGGCCATGACGATGGGAGACAGAATCGCGGTGATGAACCAGGGAAAGCTTCAGCAGGTTGGAACGCCCTCTGAGATCTATCACCATCCGGTGAACATCTTCGTCGCTGGTTTTGTGGGATCACCGCAGATGAACTTCTTAGAGATGGAAGTGAGGTCGGAAGGCAGCAACGTTGTTCTCCAAAACGGTGAGATAAAGATTCCTGCGAAGATCGATCCCGGTGTGAAAAAAGTGATTCTTGGCATTCGACCGGAGAACATCTATCTGGAGGAAAAACCGAACACTCTGAAGCTGGAAGGAGAGGTTTATTTCGCCGAGAAACTCATGTCGGATACGATTCTCCATCTCAACGTTGGAAGTGAGAAGATCGTCGCAAAAATTCCAGGGGATGTGGATTTCAGAAGCGGTGAGAAGATCACGTTTTTCCTGGACGTTGAAAAGATCCATCTCTTTCACCCTGAGACGGGAGAGAGAATCTCATGA
- a CDS encoding carbohydrate ABC transporter permease — protein sequence MMKKFFIIFLSVIISLWFLTPVFFIVLASLTPSSDYYNPSRIFPSSLTLEHLYKLFVTLGGGKATLVSVQVALISIGISFLLGLPAGYALTRYVFPGKNIIRLSMLMTRSIPLIVVAVPLVVLYMRFNLADTTLGVALAHASMILPFVVLITSSVFSGISVEYEEAGMVFGLSRFQAFIRITLPLALPGLAASAIFAFIMSWNEVFASSILTLTNRTLPAHILNTAMASPDYFKFAAGTIMAVPAMVFIFFIRKYLVSMWGITLK from the coding sequence ATGATGAAGAAGTTTTTCATAATTTTTCTTTCGGTGATCATTTCCCTGTGGTTTCTGACGCCGGTGTTCTTCATTGTTCTTGCGTCTCTAACACCGTCCTCGGATTACTACAATCCCAGCAGGATCTTTCCGAGTAGTCTCACACTGGAACATCTCTACAAGCTGTTCGTCACCCTCGGGGGTGGGAAAGCCACTCTGGTCAGTGTGCAGGTGGCGCTCATCTCGATAGGAATCTCTTTCCTGCTGGGGCTTCCAGCTGGATACGCCCTCACAAGGTACGTGTTTCCGGGAAAAAACATCATCAGACTTTCCATGCTTATGACAAGATCGATTCCGTTGATTGTGGTGGCGGTACCTCTTGTGGTTCTTTACATGAGGTTTAACCTCGCGGATACCACGCTTGGTGTGGCACTGGCTCACGCTTCCATGATACTTCCGTTCGTCGTTCTCATCACATCCAGTGTTTTCTCCGGAATCTCTGTCGAATACGAAGAAGCGGGGATGGTCTTCGGTCTCAGCAGATTCCAGGCGTTTATAAGGATCACGCTGCCTCTTGCTCTTCCTGGCCTCGCCGCATCTGCCATATTCGCCTTCATCATGTCCTGGAACGAAGTCTTCGCTTCTTCGATCCTCACACTCACGAACAGAACACTTCCAGCACACATTCTGAACACCGCCATGGCATCACCGGACTACTTCAAGTTCGCTGCGGGAACGATCATGGCCGTTCCTGCGATGGTCTTCATATTCTTCATAAGGAAATATCTTGTAAGCATGTGGGGTATCACCCTGAAATGA
- a CDS encoding alpha-mannosidase, with amino-acid sequence MKVKVVVHNHWDREWFTSSEVTSKWLKEVFFRVKELVQKNPEFVYVLDGQTAAVEDLLVYHPDLEEDLRELVRSGRLLVGPYYIQIDWRIPGEASILKNFEIGEKDTNRFGRRMNAGWLLDSFGHISQEPQLHRIFGIEKVFLWRGISFENDGISQEFFWKGSDGTAVQGVFLVGGYRNLYNLKETQDIAEKRLKHEVEKLAKFSRSGEILLLDGYDIDLSPEDPKDYLNVEIVSPEEFPERFPENAPTLSGELLSGRYACVFPGTLSTRAYLKLESDLVEKLLKMNDLLSVLNGEELSDLFWRDYLKTLAHDNSCGVCADPVHEKMERTYRNVYFLVKSSVESRLRHLVERLGLEKGTYALSLSPFSYNHHFCDGERTFLLKTNGAGLFKTEVADEKKEVKELTWENEYYRAYFEGDGTLVLNNRKAGVLKLFKEDGDAYTTSVEETDFSISLEKMRTVLQTKHSMVVELERTIRSSQCLIETKERVIFDETPLVKWRIALKIKGKNYKLSMVYETGSGEIFAKMPFDVVKRKEKDSYLLPETPPEELKGILLAARETGEVREFPFQGFVSVWSEESSKTILARGLREYWMEEGKVHVTLSRSVEWIAKEVKNRVGDAGPMMYVPGAKCEGVFTVDLAFMELPVHPRSEEFFRWYLLFDNPPLLLDVEADGTEKEKTFFFSSLPWAGVKDRYHLWVYNPYLEEIEGLRPLQIGEKSIESLSEKQCFVSRLNILNFPEFPVVSVEKNPEGEVIEFLKETLSSLEDEITNLEGKDDPRSKHRLFSLLRTKKEIELSLQYLIDVEKTARELNELRMKRRTYDYVVELFESEERE; translated from the coding sequence ATGAAAGTGAAGGTGGTTGTTCACAACCACTGGGACAGAGAGTGGTTCACCTCTTCTGAAGTGACCTCTAAATGGCTGAAAGAAGTTTTTTTCAGAGTGAAAGAGCTTGTTCAGAAGAATCCAGAATTCGTGTACGTTCTGGATGGCCAAACAGCTGCGGTTGAAGATCTCCTCGTTTACCATCCGGACCTCGAAGAAGATCTCAGAGAGCTTGTGAGATCTGGAAGACTCCTTGTTGGTCCGTATTATATCCAGATAGACTGGAGAATTCCGGGTGAAGCTTCCATTTTGAAAAACTTCGAGATAGGAGAAAAAGACACGAATCGTTTTGGACGACGCATGAACGCCGGATGGCTTCTCGACAGTTTCGGTCACATATCACAGGAACCTCAACTGCACAGAATCTTTGGAATAGAAAAGGTCTTTCTGTGGAGGGGAATTTCCTTCGAAAACGACGGGATCTCCCAGGAGTTTTTCTGGAAAGGAAGCGATGGAACGGCTGTCCAGGGTGTTTTCCTCGTGGGAGGATACAGGAACCTCTACAATTTGAAGGAAACGCAGGATATCGCGGAGAAGAGACTGAAACACGAGGTGGAAAAACTCGCAAAATTCTCGAGATCTGGAGAAATTCTTCTTCTCGACGGATACGATATAGATCTCTCTCCCGAGGATCCCAAAGATTATCTGAACGTTGAGATTGTCTCACCAGAAGAGTTTCCCGAGAGATTCCCTGAAAATGCCCCCACCCTCTCTGGAGAGCTCCTTTCTGGAAGGTACGCCTGCGTCTTTCCAGGGACACTCTCCACAAGAGCTTATCTGAAGCTTGAAAGTGATCTTGTAGAGAAGCTTTTGAAAATGAACGATCTTCTCTCTGTTTTGAACGGAGAGGAGTTAAGTGATCTTTTCTGGAGGGATTACCTGAAAACTCTCGCGCACGACAACAGCTGCGGTGTTTGTGCTGACCCCGTCCACGAAAAAATGGAGAGAACGTACAGAAACGTGTATTTCCTTGTGAAATCTTCTGTTGAATCCAGGCTGAGGCACCTTGTAGAGCGTTTAGGTCTTGAGAAGGGAACCTACGCACTCTCTCTATCGCCCTTTTCCTACAACCATCACTTCTGCGATGGCGAGAGGACATTCCTGTTGAAAACAAACGGTGCAGGGCTGTTCAAAACAGAAGTTGCCGACGAGAAGAAAGAAGTGAAGGAACTCACCTGGGAAAACGAATACTACAGAGCCTATTTTGAAGGAGACGGCACACTTGTTCTGAATAACAGGAAAGCGGGTGTTTTGAAACTGTTCAAAGAAGATGGTGACGCTTACACCACCTCTGTTGAAGAAACTGATTTTTCGATTTCTCTGGAGAAGATGAGAACAGTTTTGCAGACGAAACACTCGATGGTGGTGGAACTGGAAAGAACGATACGTTCCTCGCAATGCCTGATCGAGACGAAAGAACGCGTGATCTTCGATGAAACCCCGCTCGTGAAGTGGCGTATCGCGTTGAAGATAAAGGGGAAAAACTACAAGCTTTCAATGGTTTATGAAACGGGAAGTGGCGAAATCTTCGCGAAGATGCCTTTTGACGTGGTGAAAAGGAAAGAAAAAGACTCCTACCTTCTTCCTGAAACACCTCCTGAGGAACTGAAGGGGATTTTGCTTGCAGCAAGAGAAACAGGTGAAGTGAGGGAATTTCCGTTTCAGGGGTTTGTGTCCGTCTGGAGTGAAGAAAGTTCAAAGACTATTCTCGCAAGAGGTCTTAGAGAGTACTGGATGGAAGAAGGAAAAGTACACGTCACTTTGAGCAGGTCCGTTGAGTGGATAGCAAAAGAGGTTAAAAACAGAGTTGGTGACGCGGGACCCATGATGTATGTTCCGGGGGCAAAGTGTGAAGGAGTTTTCACAGTGGATCTTGCGTTCATGGAACTGCCGGTTCATCCACGTAGCGAAGAGTTCTTCAGATGGTACCTTCTCTTCGATAATCCTCCTCTTCTTTTAGATGTTGAAGCTGACGGCACCGAAAAGGAGAAAACTTTCTTCTTCTCTTCTCTCCCCTGGGCCGGTGTGAAGGATCGGTATCACCTCTGGGTGTACAATCCGTACCTCGAAGAAATAGAAGGTCTGAGACCGCTTCAGATAGGTGAGAAATCGATAGAGTCTCTCTCAGAGAAACAATGCTTTGTTTCGAGACTGAACATTTTGAATTTCCCGGAGTTTCCCGTTGTTTCCGTGGAAAAGAACCCGGAAGGTGAAGTGATCGAATTTTTGAAAGAAACGCTCTCCAGCCTCGAAGATGAAATTACCAATCTTGAGGGAAAGGACGATCCTCGATCGAAGCATCGGCTCTTCTCTCTTCTGAGAACGAAAAAGGAAATAGAACTTTCCCTTCAGTATCTGATAGATGTCGAGAAAACAGCGAGAGAGCTGAACGAGCTTCGAATGAAGAGAAGAACCTACGACTACGTGGTGGAACTCTTTGAAAGCGAGGAGAGAGAATGA
- a CDS encoding ABC transporter substrate-binding protein, protein MRKWLFFMVLLIVAGLMFGKVNFASTQMTPAAEREFMLNKLAEFSKKSGIDVEFLNFEYPQLYSRLQAEIRAGKNTLNLIADLQGNLYIMASEGFLSDLKDLKFEGKTFIETLEKFAYVKGEKVFIPWLQATYVMAVNKKAFDYLPRGLSKEDVIRGTEKWTYDALLEWAKNIYEKTKQPLLGFPIGPKGLWHRFLHGYIYPSFTGAQALKFDSVRAVEMWNYLKELFKYVHPASSTWDGMADPLLREEVWIAWDHTARLKPAIVEKPNDFVVVPVPRGPMGRGYIIVLVGLAIPKDADFEEPAKVIDFLTSPEMQVEILKNVGFFPVVQEAVGAVPEGALKVLAEGVINQSATKDSIVSFIPSLGPKSGEFTETYRMAFTRIVFQGEDPAKVVKELGERIRQLFKESGAELPEPDASLF, encoded by the coding sequence GTGAGAAAGTGGTTGTTTTTCATGGTTCTTCTGATCGTTGCGGGTCTCATGTTCGGAAAGGTGAACTTCGCGTCCACACAGATGACACCCGCTGCTGAAAGGGAGTTCATGCTCAACAAACTCGCGGAATTTTCGAAGAAGAGCGGTATCGATGTGGAGTTCCTCAACTTCGAGTATCCACAGCTCTACAGCAGGCTCCAGGCGGAGATCAGAGCCGGTAAAAATACGTTGAACCTGATTGCAGACCTCCAGGGAAACCTCTACATAATGGCTTCCGAAGGATTTCTGAGCGATCTCAAGGATCTCAAATTCGAAGGAAAAACCTTCATCGAGACGCTTGAGAAGTTCGCTTATGTGAAAGGTGAAAAGGTGTTCATTCCCTGGCTCCAGGCAACTTACGTGATGGCCGTTAACAAAAAGGCATTTGACTACCTGCCGCGCGGTCTTTCGAAAGAAGACGTCATCAGGGGGACGGAGAAGTGGACTTACGACGCTCTGCTCGAGTGGGCAAAGAACATCTATGAGAAGACGAAACAACCCCTTCTTGGCTTCCCGATCGGACCGAAGGGACTCTGGCACAGGTTCCTCCACGGCTACATCTATCCATCCTTCACGGGAGCGCAGGCTCTGAAGTTCGACAGTGTGAGGGCCGTTGAAATGTGGAACTATCTGAAGGAGCTCTTCAAATACGTACATCCGGCAAGCTCCACCTGGGACGGGATGGCCGATCCTCTCCTGAGAGAAGAAGTCTGGATCGCCTGGGATCACACTGCAAGACTCAAACCCGCGATCGTTGAAAAGCCTAACGATTTCGTTGTTGTACCGGTCCCAAGAGGGCCGATGGGTAGAGGGTACATCATAGTGCTCGTGGGCCTTGCCATACCGAAGGATGCGGACTTCGAAGAACCCGCGAAAGTGATAGACTTCCTCACTTCTCCAGAGATGCAGGTTGAAATCCTCAAGAACGTCGGTTTCTTCCCAGTGGTTCAGGAAGCCGTTGGTGCCGTGCCAGAAGGTGCCCTCAAAGTGCTCGCAGAAGGTGTGATAAATCAGTCCGCCACGAAGGATTCTATCGTTTCCTTCATACCGAGTCTTGGACCAAAGAGCGGAGAGTTCACCGAAACCTACAGAATGGCCTTCACGAGGATCGTCTTCCAGGGTGAAGACCCAGCGAAGGTAGTGAAGGAACTCGGTGAGCGAATCAGACAGCTGTTCAAAGAATCCGGAGCGGAACTTCCAGAACCCGACGCAAGTCTCTTCTGA